In one Mauremys mutica isolate MM-2020 ecotype Southern chromosome 3, ASM2049712v1, whole genome shotgun sequence genomic region, the following are encoded:
- the QRSL1 gene encoding glutamyl-tRNA(Gln) amidotransferase subunit A, mitochondrial has product MLRVSLREISAALKEGRVSPTELCQRCLSFIKATQFLNAYITIAEETALKQAEESEERYRGGQILGDLDGIPVAVKDNFSTAGIETTCASNMLKGYIPPYSATVVQKLLDQGAVLLGKTNLDEFAMGSGSTDGIFGPVRNPWSYSRQYREKSVQNSHTENEDANWLVTGGSSGGSAAAVSSFTCFAALGSDTGGSTRNPAAHCGVVGLKPTYGLISRHGLIPLVNSMDVPGILTRCVDDAAIVLGVLAGHDPKDSTTVQDPFKPFELTSFIDASKLCIGIPKEYHAPGLSSETLALWSKAADLFENAGAKVMEVSLPHTRYSIICYHVLCTAEVASNMARFDGLEYGHRSSMDKSTEVMYAATRREGFNDVVRGRILSGNYFLLKQNYETYFVKAQKVRRLIANDFVNVFRSGIDVLLTPTTLSDTVPYVEFIKEDNRTRSAQDDIFTQAANMAGLPAITVPTALSEKGLPIGLQFIGRAFQEQQLLTVAKWFEKQVKFPMIQLQEMMDHGHTICHHQKSAFFS; this is encoded by the exons ATGTTGCGCGTCTCCCTCAGAGAA ATCTCTGCAGCACTGAAAGAAGGCCGAGTGAGTCCGACAGAGCTTTGTCAAAGATGTCTCTCCTTTATCAAAGCCACACAATTTCTTAATGCTTACATTACTATAGCAGAAGAGACAGCATTAAAACAGGCTGAAGAATCAGAGGAGAGATATAGGGGAG GTCAGATATTGGGGGATTTAGATGGAATTCCTGTTGCAGTAAAAGACAACTTCAGCACAGCTGGTATTGAAACAACATGTGCATCAAACATGCTGAAAG gttataTTCCACCTTACAGTGCTACGGTAGTTCAGAAGTTATTGGATCAGGGGGCTGTGCTTCTTGGAAAAACAAACCTAGATGAATTTGCAATGGG ATCTGGGAGCACAGATGGAATATTTGGACCAGTTAGAAACCCCTGGAGTTATTCAAGGCAGTACAGAGAAAAATCTGTGCAGAACTCCCATACTGAGAATGAAGACGCCAATTGGTTGGTAACTGGAGGAAGCTCAGGAGGTAGCGCTGCTGCAGTGTCTTCTTTCACATGCTTTGC GGCTTTAGGATCAGATACAGGAGGGTCCACCAGAAACCCAGCTGCTCACTGTGGAGTAGTAGGTTTAAAGCCAACCTATGGACTGATTTCTCGTCACGGTCTCATTCCACTAGTGAACTCCATGGATGTACCAGGAATTCTAACCAGATGTGTGGACGATGCAGCAATTGTATTGG GTGTGCTTGCAGGGCATGATCCTAAAGACTCTACTACTGTGCAGGACCCCTTTAAGCCGTTTGAACTAACCAGTTTTATAGATGCCAGCAAGCTCTGTATAGGAATACCAAAG GAATATCATGCACCAGGATTGTCTAGTGAAACTCTGGCACTTTGGTCTAAAGCTGCTGACCTCTTTGAGAATGCAGGTGCCAAGGTGATGGAAGTGAGCCTACCCCACACACGTTATTCAATTATATGTTATCATGTGCTGTGCACAGCAGAAGTAGCATCAAATATGGCCAGGTTTGATGGACTAGAATATG GACACCGTTCCAGTATGGACAAGTCCACAGAAGTCATGTACGCTGCAACTCGACGAGAAGGGTTTAATGATGTTGTAAGAGGAAGAATTCTGTCAGGAAACTACTTTTTGTTAAAACA GAACTATGAGACTTATTTTGTCAAGGCCCAAAAAGTGAGACGACTCATTGCCAATGACTTTGTGAATGTTTTCCGTAGCGGTATTGATGTTTTGCTCACTCCCACCACTCTAAGTGATACAGTACCATATGTGGAGTTTATCAAAGAAGACAACAGAACCCGCAGTGCACAGGATGATATTTTTACACAGGCCGCAAACATGGCAG ggCTGCCAGCCATAACTGTTCCTACAGCACTTTCAGAGAAAGGTTTGCCAATTGGGCTTCAGTTTATTGGACGTGCattccaggagcagcagcttcTTACTGTAGCCAAATGGTTTGAAAAACAAGTAAAATTTCCTATGATACAATTACAGGAAATGATGGATCATGGTCACACTATCTGTCACCATCAGAAATCAGCCTTTTTTTCATAA